GATGATCTGATTTTGGTTTTACCCAGGATCTAGTCTTGTTACTGAAGGATGAGGTTCTCCAGAACTTCCCACTGCCTTGACTTTGATGACATAGTGTAATGAGCAGCTAAATGATGTGTGAGATCAAGAAGCATCATAAGCTATGAGGGTTTACCATGGAGGCCTTCCTTCATATGTTTTGATGGGTAGAGAAAGAGGATTAAAAATATTCTCACTGGTGCTGAGAAACTCTACCTATAGGCATTGGTAACACAGATCCCTGCCAGGTGCATTCAAGGGATAGCCACAAGAAGTAGAATTCccacaagggagaaaaaaacccaagagtgAAAGAAGTTCTTACCTTGATACGAACTTCACCTGCCTTTGGGGGTGCAACTTCCACCTCCTCCACAGAGAGTGGTTTGCCCACGGCCCAAGCAACAGCAGCTTTGCATCTGATCACCTGGAAGCAACAGAGGGATTACACTGCATGGGATGTGGAGCGTGCTCAGGGACAGTCAGTCACCTAAAAGAGAGCTGCAGGAACTCAGTGGTGCTCATCTGTCCACCAAGCCAAGTGATGTTCAATAAACACTTGCCTGCTTGATGGTCTGAGGAAACACCAGTGGTGCTTTGTCACACAGAGAGTATGAGACATACCCTtagggtgttttggggttttaatGGCTGTGGGTTTTTCCTAGTCTCATGCCATGCTAATAGACAGCTTGTGCTGTGATGGGGAGTGTGGAACCTACCTAGTGGAAATGCCTATTAAGAGCTTTGTTGTTGGTCTTGTAAGACAGTGGCCTGAGGTACCCAGGATGGGTTAAGGAATGCTTCCCATCTGGCTGGCTACTGGATGCTTTTTTCCCTTGCCAAAGAAAAATTTGTCTGTGGCAGGACCCAATCCATGATCCCATCAACCCAACGCTGTTTTGACATCCGTAAAATTGTGCTTGAAACTTGAAAAgggacaaggaacaaggaaGAACAGAGGAGATGAGTTGTGCTTCCGtgcccaaagcaggagcacagagcagggtTGAGCGGAGGGggctctccagagcagcagggttTGGAATTTTCATTCCTGAGctgagaggcagagcaggagaggaacGCAGTGCCTAaggcaggtcctggcaggtgTGATAGTCTGGAAGCTGATGTAATTCAAAGGGGTTCAATCAGTTGGGGAGTGAGGTGAGAGGAAAGCGGGTGCACACAGAGGTGTGCAGGCTGAGTCATTTTCAGAACATTtgcccaggagcagggcaccTTAGAAAGGAATATGGGAAATATGTTGTCCTTACTTTTCCAGAAGTGGCCATGTGGTCTCAGCTGTTggtgcagcaggctggagggaagctgCTACTCGTCTGGCTGATGCTCTGAGTTGCAAAACAGCCCAGCTGTGGTGGTTGAGCACTCCTAGGAACCCTTTGGCTACAGCTAAAATACGAGGCCGGGAGCGTGGAGGGAGTCCTGCTGTGGGACTGTGAccagagagctcagagctgtgttTAATATCTGTGTTGAGAGTGGGGGAGTAGCAGGTTGAAGTCCATGATGGAGGCTGTCATTGGTGGCTCTGCATTTAAGCCATGCCCTGCCTTCCTTGCATGAAAAGCACAAGAtctttccctgctgcttgctTCTAGCATGTGTGGAAGGAGGAGACTGACATCACAGTGCCCTGCCATGCAGTGTCTGAGGgtctgtgctggcttcagtgtagtgctggagcagtggaatCTCTGCTGAGCTGAACATACCTCACAAGCAGCAGTATAATGTAGATTTGATTACTTGATAAGTTCTCTCTTTCTTGCAATAGTAAGACCAAAAGCATCACTCTTGTTTTCTAATAGAAGATTTTTGGACTGGGCAACAGTTACCTTGGAAAGACTACCTCTCAATTTTCATTTCTGAACATGACAATATATGGGACAGAACATCCCTCTGCTGTGGTGAACCATGAGCAGGTGGGttccctgtgctgagctgggctcaTCCCTCTAGGTTGTGACAGATCCTCCATACACATTGGTCTTGTCCCTGCTTCCCCAAAAGGCCTGGATTAAACTGGGGATAGAGTTTCTCATCTTAGAAcctagaaagaggaaaaagcacCTGCAGTGAGTTACAGGGGAAATGCTGTTTTGGTAAGGTTGTGTTTCTGGAATCTCAAGACTGagatgtccttggagtgagagTGGGTTCACATCAATAGTTGTGTGTATGGTATTTGTATGCTACAGTTACAGGCTCAGTAGCATGCTTCATGCCTATGTATACAATGGAAATACAGTGCACTTCCCTGGCTTTGTTTGTCCTGAAAACTCTTTCAAAGAGATTTCCCTGGGATGCTGGCAAACTGCAAGTAATTCTTGGTGACCAGGAGATTAGtaagtcccaccaccctcatagtaaagaacttctttctaaagtccaatctaaatctccccttccccagtttAAAACCTTTGTCCTGTGTCTTCTTTCTACATgctcttgtaaacagtccctcacCAGATTTCTTGTATTAAAAAGAATTACGAAAGTGACCATGACAGTTTTGCTGTAGAAACACATGACACTGggataatgaaatatttttaatattttatgtaTGGACATAAGTCATTCTGTGCATTTTGCAGTTAAAATCCTCAGCTTTCACTGAAAAtcaaataaaccacaaaaagcTGATCTTTTATGTGCTGATTCAAATATGTTGATATTAGAGTGCAAAGGAAATTTTAAAGACATAAGTTAGGGATTGGTTCTGCTGAAAGCTCCTTGCTTGCGCCTAAGAGAATTTTCTTCTAGTATCTATGAAAGTCTTTGCTAGTCTTTAAAACATAATTATTTGATCAGCTGTGAAAGCAGTGATGTTTCAGGAATTGGGCGGCCAACTGGCCGCCAGAGGGCGCTATTGTCAGTACAGAACTCATTTTCCACACGGCGACTTTGGTGAAGTGTGAGGACAGTTTCTTGAAGGCAGAGTTATTGTACAACAATCGAATTGTCTTTCAGATAGCTTTAGTTTTTTTCATAAacgaattttttttttccaaatcccACACAAATCTAGTGATGTGTTTAGATTTTGGTGATATCCCATAACAGAACAGCAGTCTATTTGGTTTATGCTTAAAGAGCAGCTAAGAGAAATACCAGTAATGTTCATAGCAGGACACAGAGAGTCAGATGTGCAGAAGCTGTTGTAAATTGGCAGACAAGATAGAAGTTGTTAACCTTTGGTAGCTCAGTTGTGTGTTTGTGATATGCTGTGTAACTCTTGATTGTGATGAGGGGGGTTCCAGAAGTTCAAAGGGCTATAGACTTGGGTAAGAGCTACCCAGAAGAGGTCAAAAGGCATTACAGTGCTACGAGTCCAGTGTTCTGTACCACAAGAAGAGGGTCTGTTCAGCAGAAGGGCTGGCTCCTGGTGGCAATCCTGTTCTCTGGGGAAGATTATGCACAGTTGTGCTGTAATGTTCTGTGGGACTTGGCGATGGAAATAAGCTAAAAGTACAGCACCATTTGAAAAATGGAACCATATCCATGTCTGTGTGTCTGAGCATTACATGAAGATACATGGAAACATGCCATGGAAGTGCACAGGGTATGAGAAAGAGCTTCTCCTGGCCCTGGGACCTCTGTTGATTGAGTGCACTACATGAGACAAGTTTGACTGAAACCCTTTATTGGTTAAAGCATTTTCTCagaagaggtgtccctgtgtgtctcagccaggcacagcagcactggcagtggCATCAGGGCTAGCGAgttcctcatcctcatctcctTGCAGCCCACAAAATGATGTGCTGGGCAAGACAGGCCTGAGCCAGGAGAGTGTCTGCTGCATTGGTGCCTGAACTCAGCCTCCCATGTGGCTGCATCCTTCAGAAGAGCAGGACAGTGCGAACGCTGAAAagtggaaaggagaggagggggttAGAGGTGTTGTGGCTGGGAGTGTTCAGaagcaggcagtggggcaggCAGGTAGACCTCAGGACAGGTCACCTTCTTTCTCATCCAGCCTCTCCCTGACTCAGCTGCATGGGTTGCACAGCAATGGGGCAGGCTCAAAGTCCTGCTGAAGGGAACACCTCGGCAGCTGAGCCTCCCCAAAGCtcgtgtgctgctgctgctgctgtaagaGACATTCTTCCTTCCTTTGGCTTTGATGCTGTTGTTGCCAAGGATACCCCTTACTCCTTGACTCTGTTGCCTGTCCTGTGCTTTCAAACAGTGCCCTGCCGTGTGGTACCTAAGGGCCTGTGCTGCTCTTGGTGCAGTGCtgaggctgtgctctgctgagctgaagCATGAGCAGGAGCATTCCCTGTGCCCTGAGTGTGAGCTTTTCCCTCTGGGTTATGGCAGATCCTCCTTACGCAGGGCTCTTGTTCCTGCTTCCTCCCAAGCCTTGGATGCTTTCTGAGAAGGCATGTTGCATGGCCTGCCTTCCAGAGTGTTTGGGCTGTTTGAATTTTAGGTGGAGGTGGCCTTTGCTGTACCTCCCTTGTGCTGGTCAGGGTCTCACCTTTTCCCTGCACGTAACAACTCCAGTCCCTCATTGACTTTAGTGAAGGGCAGCGTGTGGGTGATTAGCACATCTAAGTtgaatttcttctccaaatagCTGGAAACTAATCTGGGGACAGAATCTCTCATCTTCCAACCTAGAAATAGGAGAGAGCAGCTAGAGTGAATAACAGGGGAAAGCTGTTTTAGTAAGGTAGTGATGCTGTCAAGGTCAGGACCGATGACCACTTCTGGTGTCTAGTTCTTGCAAGACGTATTCCTCTCCTTGGAATGAGAGTGGGTTAGCACAGACAGGGAGTTGTGTGTTGAACTGTATGAAACAGTAACAGGTTGATTAGCATGCTTCATGCCTGTACAATGGAAATGCCGTGCTgttatttggttttctttgtcttgAAAGCCCTCTCAAAGAGACTTTTAGGGACACTGGCAAACTGGAAATATTCTTGGTGTCCCAGAGCTTAGTGAGCAATGACTATGGGGAAAAGTATCTTTTGTGCACGAGTTGAGTTCATAGCTCAGGTGGGCAAACTCGTTTTCCTGGGGGTAGTTATTAATGTGTTCCACAGATATTTGGAAATCAGAGTTTGGAAAGGTAAATGCTGAGATGTCAGAAATGTTTCCCTAAATTTCGTACCTCCAAGCATAGTCCCCTTCCATGCACGCCCACTCAGCAGAAGCATAGGGTCAATTGCAAGCATTGAACCAGCTTTCTGTACTCCAACCATTATGCACGTGCCAGTGCTCACTTTGCAGGAAGTCATGGCAGCAGCCTGATGGGACAGATGGGTGACTTAGAGAAGGTGCCGTTGAATTTGTCAGGAAAGCATTCTTCCTGTGCAGGCATCTGCCCCTTCCATGGCCATCTGACAATGCAGACTCCCTTGTGCAGGTGAGATGGAGAGCTCAGTGCCTGTTTTGCAGCTTGTCTGTTGCTCCCTTTGTGAGCAAAGATGTgcccagcagtgcaggcagcagacaaGGAACGTCCCACTCAGGTGAATTGTGCCCTGATGGGAGCCCGTGAATGTGCTGGCAGGGAGGACACATGCTGTAATGCCACTTACCAAGGTATCTTGCTTCCCAACGGCCTCAAAGGTGTAGTCCGCCCCGTAGCCGGTCATCCCAATGAGCACCTCATGGATGGGCTTCTGGAAGTCTTGAGGGTTGATGCAGTCAGTGGCTCCCAGCTCCTTGGCCTTGGCAAACTTATCCTTGTTGATATCAATGGCAATGATGCGGGAAGCTCCAGCTGCCTTGCAGCCCATGACAACAGAGAGGCCAACTGCTCCGAGGCCAAAGACAGCGCAGGTGGAGCCCGGTTTTACCTGCACAACATGGGGCCCTGTGAGTGTCCAGCATGAGGAGGAGGTTGGTGAGGGTTGCACAGGTCTGGTGAGGGTGTGAGTGTGGCTGTGGGGTGATTTTCCTGGTCGTGCCTGAATACCAACCTTGGCAGAGTTGATGGCAGCCCCATATCCTGTGGGAAACCCGCAGGCAAGCAAGCAGACTTTGTCCAGAGGTGCAGCAGCATCAATCTTGGCAACAGCATACTCTGGTACCACAGTGTATTCTGCAAAGGTGCTGACCCACAGGAAGTGGTGGATCTGCTTCCCTTTGCAAGTGAACCGGGTGGTCTTGTCAGGTAGCACACACTGTGATTCATATAAGCTGTTGGGAGGCAGAAGCCCTGATTTTTCATCCAGTAAAGCACCTGTGGGGATGTCAGATTTGCTGACAGGCAGCTGACCCTATTTAGGTGTAGGAGAGGGCAAAGCAAACTCACTGAGCCTTGAGGCAGAAGTTAGACTCAGGATTCAGGCAGAAGATGCATTTTCCACATTGAGGAACACAGAGGAGAATGACTTTGTCACCTGGAATAATGAACATCCTGTGTTAGGTATCTGTCCCTCAGCAGACCCTGAACAGCTGTTGGAGAGCTGAATCCTGGGTGTGTATTtgtgtgtgattctgttacCTGGTTTCACAGAGGTCACTCCTTCTCCAGTGCTCTCCACAATCCCTGCTCCTTCATGACCTGGGATAACTGGGAAATCTGTATTGGCAAAAAGACCTTGCCGAAGGTTTTCATCTGTGCGACAGATGCCAGTTGCCACCATCTGGATAAGAAAGAGGAGGTGATTTCCGGCCTCTGTTGAACTCACTTTGTGGAAGTAATTTTCACAGGGGTGTTACGATCCCCACCACCATTGGTGCTGCCACCCCATGCCAGCATACCGTGCCCAGGCCAGGCTTTCTGCTTCCACTCACACAGAATGCTTCTAGTGCCCTTCCTCTGCACTGTGCTGTAGGGGCTGAGGATTAGTTTGTGGAGTGTCTCTGGCTCCCAGATTTGTGGGAAAGGAAAGTCCCAGGTGCTTCTGCCTGAAAGAGCCTGGCATGACTTAGCAGGGAGAGCAAACTGTTGTGCTGTGTTCAGGTGTGCCACAGCATTTGGTAATTGTGTGAAGATTGTCCTTTTCTGATGACCTGAGCGGGGTCACTGTTGAGAGTTATGGGATGTTTGGGATGAGCAGTTCAAGGGTGTTACATGGCTGCCGGTGTGCAGCAGCAACGCACTGTGTTAGAGCCCTGCAGTGCTATCCACAGGCTGGAATCCTTTTTTTCTAACAGCAATCCCAAATTTTGAGTGTCAGGGATGATCTGATTTTGGTTTTACCTGGGTAAAAGATCTAGTCTTGTTACTGAAGGATGAGGTTCTCCAGAACTTCCCACTGCCTTGACTTTGATGACATAGTGTAATGAGCAGCTAAATGATGTGTGAGATCAAGAAGCATCATAAGCTATGAGCGTTTACCATGGAGGCCTTCCTTCATATGTTTTGATGGGTAGAGAAAGAGGATTAAAAATATTCTCACTGGTGCTGAGAAACTCTACCTATAGGCATTGGTAACACAGATCCCTGCCAGGTGCATTCAAGGGATAGCCACAAGAAGTAGAATTCccacaagggagaaaaaaacccaagagtgAAAGAAGTTCTTACCTTGATACGAACTTCACCTGCCTTTGGGGGTGCAACTTCCACCTCCTCCACAGAGAGTGGTTTGCCCACGGCCCAAGCAACAGCAGCTTTGCATCTGATCACCTGGAAGCAACAGAGGGATTACACTGCATGGGATGTGGAGCGTGCTCAGGGACAGTCAGTCACCTAAAAGAGAGCTGCAGGAACTCAGTGGTGCTCATCTGTCCACCAAGCCAAGTGATGTTCAATAAACACTTGCCTGCTTGATGGTCTGAGGAAACACCAGTGGTGCTTTGTCACACAGAGAGTATGAGACATACCCTTAGGgtattttggggttttaatGGCTGTGGGTTTTTCCTAGTCTCATGCCATGCTAATAGACAGCTTGTGCTGTGATGGGGAGTGTGGAACCTACCTAGTGGAAATGCCTATTAAGAGCTTTGTTGTTGGTCTTGTAAGACAGTGGCCTGAGGTACCCAGGATGGGTTAAGGAATGCTTCCCATCTGGCTGGCTACTGGATGCTTTTTTCCCTTGCCAAAGAAAAATTTGTCTGTGGCAGGACCCAATCCATGATCCCATCAACCCAACGCTGTTTTGACATCCGTAAAATTGTGCTTGAAACTTGAAAAgggacaaggaacaaggaaGAACAGAGGAGATGAGTTGTGCTTCCGtgcccaaagcaggagcacagagcagggtTGAGCGGAGGGggctctccagagcagcagggttTGGAATTTTCATTCCTGAGctgagaggcagagcaggagaggaacGCAGTGCCTAaggcaggtcctggcaggtgTGATAGTCTGGAAGCTGATGTAATTCAAAGGGGTTCAATCAGTTGGGGAGTGAGGTGAGAGGAAAGCGGGTGCACACAGAGGTGTGCAGGCTGAGTCATTTTCAGAACATTtgcccaggagcagggcaccTTAGAAAGGAATATGGGAAATATGTTGTCCTTACTTTTCCAGAAGTGGCCATGTGGTCTCAGCTGTTggtgcagcaggctggagggaagctgCTACTCGTCTGGCTGATGCTCTGAGTTGCAAAACAGCCCAGCTGTGGTGGTTGAGCACTCCTAGGAACCCTTTGGCTACAGCTAAAATACGAGGCCGGGAGCGTGGAGGGAGTCCTGCTGTGGGACTGTGAccagagagctcagagctgtgttTAATATCTGTGTTGAGAGTGGGGGAGTAGCAGGTTGAAGTCCATGATGGAGGCTGTCATTGGTGGCTCTGCATTTAAGCCATGCCCTGCCTTCCCTGCATGAAAAGCACAAGAtctttccctgctgcttgctTCTAGCATGTGTGGAAGGAGGAGACTGACATCACAGTGCCCTGCCATGCAGTGTCTGAGGgtctgtgctggcttcagtgtagtgctggagcagtggaatCTCTGCTGAGCTGAACATACCTCACAAGCAGCAGTATAATGTAGATTTGATTACTTGATAAGTTCTCTCTTTCTTGCAATAGTAAGACCAAAAGCATCACTCTTGTTTTCTAATAGAAGATTTTTGGACTGGGCAACAGTTACCTTGGAAAGACTACCTCTCAATTTTCATTTCTGAACATGACAATATATGGGACAGAACATCCCTCTGGTCAATCCAGATCAGCTGTCCCAGCAAGACTCCCATCTAACCCATTGCCCCCCCCACTTGCTTGCTGCAGTGTGAAGAGTGAGAAATGGAGAAGCCTTGATGCtctgcaagcactgctcagcaatagcTAAAACATTGGTGTCTTACCAACACTCTCTTGGCCACATGTGAAGCGCAGCACCATACAGGATCCACCCAAAGCAGGCCTGGTAGAGCTCTGTAGGGCAGGGGATGTATTTCTGTTCTGTATTCAGGGTGCTTAGTGTGATTAgtgctggagaggggaaaaaaaaaaaaaaaaaaagcagcattcaTCAGTCAGGGATGCATTACTCTGATGACTCATGCTTCAGACAACCAGCTGCACAGTTGATTCACGTGACCTTCTTTGTGCTTGTTATGCTGTCAGTTCACTTGCCAGACTTGGTGGGGTAAAGATGTGGCTCTTTTCCAGGATTAGTTGGTTTCATGTGCTTTGCAATCTTTGCTTCACTTTGATAGTGAACTGCTGTTCAAGCGCTTAGCTGAAGACAAAAATAGCCTTTAAACTGATGAGATACACTCACTTTGCACAGCTTCTGAGCCTTATCATACTTGGGTTTGATTACCATTCGATTGCCTATATTCTGCAAGAGATGGAGAGCAGTTCCAGAGGGCAAATGCTGCATGGCTGGTACCCTGTATGGCTGATAATGTTTGAACTTTAAACCCACAGATTTTTCAAATACTGTTGGGGCAATCCTTGATATGAATACAGGCTGATGacattgagagcagccctgcagaaaaggacttggggatattggtggatgaaaagctggacatgagccaacaatgtacacatgcagcccagaaggcagatcacatcctgggctgcatcaaaagaagcatggccagcagatcaagagaggtgatttctgtccctctgctctgttctggggAGAAcgcacctggagtactatgtccagctctggggcccccaacacaagaaggacatggacctgctggagtgggtcaagaagagggccacaaagatgattagaaaGCCAGAGCATCTCTCCTACAAAGATTGGCTGAGTGAATTGtgactgttgagcctggagaaggctctggggagaccttatagctacatttcaatatctgaaggggacctaaagGAAGGCttgggaaggactgtttagaagggcttgtagcaatacaatgaggggcaatggtttgaaactggtgcagggtagatttaggttggacataaagatgaagttcttcacagtggggtggtgaaatactggaacaggttgcccagaggtgtggTGGAGGTTGCATCCCTGCAGACCTGATAGgtccctgagcaatctgatgtagttggagatgtccctgctcactgcagaggggttgaacaagatgatgttccagagtcccttccaactagatgcagtctatgattctatgtacaaaattacttttcttcaaAACATCCATGTGAAGCTCTTCTCCATCAAATCTGCAAACCCAACACTGATATGAAGGCCTCACAGATTTCAGAATTGCTGACTGCCCTGCTTGCAGTTTATGAAGTGCAACAGACAGCTGGCGTCTCTGCACAATCTTTGAAGTGCATGTGAATAAGAGAGGGGCGAAGTTCATTCTGAGCTTCTGTTGCTGTGCAGCTTTGTGTGaacctaattttttttcttcttcaatgagtaggatgaaaataaaatcaaatgtgTATGTCAGTAGGCATTGAATGATTAACCTTTTAATGGCAGATTAAAAAGTTAATCCGTATCTGTATCCAACGTTTGATGTCCTGACATATCAGACAGGATGACCAATCTGACCTATCTGTTAGGTTCAATAACCAATCTGTTAGGTCAGATGTTTGTATAGATAGGCAGAGGCCTCAAGGTTTTTGTCTTCATCCTGACAGTCAGTGTTGTGGCTCCCTTTGTCTGCTATGTTCATTTCCTATCTCTATGAAAGTGGTGGGGAAATGGAAGAAATGTTAGAAATCCCTTTGGGGAGTAGACTCTGAAATGCACTTATCAGGGCTAAGTACCGATCTTATTGTTGCCCCTGCTTCCAGTAGTTCAAACCCTtcaatattttttaattgtaaGGCAAAGgtaaatattaattttgttATTAATGCCTCAGCAGAATTTACCCAAGGATAACCTCTTGTAGCAAACACATTGTATTTGTGCCAAGTTACCctggagaccagcagcagcacctgtcATTTCCTTGATGACCTTTGGTTGAGATTCAAGCCTTCACCCAGATGAGATGGGGGCCAGAGTCAAGTGTGTAAGGTAAGTGaaggtgagaagcagcagcagtggagggggCAAAGGCAGTTGGTTGCTGCTGAGGCAAGAGGTGTAATGGAAGCGCATGGAGTATGAGAAagagctcctcctgccccttgGGGCCTCTATTGATTGAGTGGGACAAGTTTGACTGAAACCCTTTATTGGTTAAAGCATTTTCTCagaagaggtgtccctgtgtgtctcagccaggcacaggaacaCAGTGGCATCAGGGCCAATGAGTTCATTCTTATCTCCTTGCAGCCCACAAAATGATGTGCTGGGCAAGACAGGCCTGAGCCAGGAGAGTGTCTGCTGCATTGGTGCCTGAACTCAGCCTCCCATGTGGCTGCATCCTTCAGAAGAGCAGGACAGTGCGAACGCTGAAAAGTGGAGAGGAGGGGGTTAGAGGTGTTGTGGCTGGGAGTGTTCAGaagcaggcagtggggcaggCAGGTAGACCTCAGGACAGGTCACCTTCTTTCTCATCCAGCCTCTCCCTGACTCAGCTGCATGGGTTATACAGCAGTGGGGCAGACTCAAAGTCCACCTCGGCAGCTGAGGCACCATGTCCCTCCACAAAGCTCATGTGCTGCtattgttgctgctgctgtaagaGACATTCTTCCTTCCTTTGGCTTTGATGCTGTTGTTGCCAAGGATACCCCTTACTCCTTGACTCTGTTGCCTGTCCTGTGCTTTCAAACAGTGCCCTGCCGTGTGGTGCCTAAGGGCCTGTGCTGGCCTTGGTGCAGCGCTGGGGCTAGATTGCTGCCTTATAAAATGTTCCTAGTAAGAATGATTTcatggcttttttgttttggacCCAAACAACTATCCCAATgaacacagcaacagcaggcATTTACTGTGCTTGGCAGATTACAACAGAAATGGGTTTTGCATGATCCTCAGGAGTACAGAAGCCAGGGAGTTCATTGTACTTTACTCCTTAACTCTatgtgtgggatttttttggttttttgtttgtttacccTGAAGACTGCTTTTACATTCTGTATGCAATAGGGTATGCCTTAGACAAAACATGCAGCTGGCATATGGAGGATACTTCACTTCTCTatgctccttcctttcctcagaAGCTAGGTTTATTCAGGTCTTCTTTGACTTCTGTTTGTGTAATGAGTTACATGTACAATAAACTAGCTTGGCTTCcacagaaaacagtttgtcaGAATAATCTGAGAACAGATATTATGCTTTTGTTTCTGCTAAATCCCTGTTACTACAGATGAGATCAATTACGTGGAATGAAACCCCATCTCCTTCGATCAGCGATCGAACAGCGATCCAGTTCACACTGCGGGTTCACACACAATCTACCTGGAGTGAGATTGGAACTTTCCA
The DNA window shown above is from Indicator indicator isolate 239-I01 chromosome 8, UM_Iind_1.1, whole genome shotgun sequence and carries:
- the LOC128968748 gene encoding alcohol dehydrogenase 1-like, translating into MATSGKVIRCKAAVAWAVGKPLSVEEVEVAPPKAGEVRIKMVATGICRTDENLRQGLFANTDFPVIPGHEGAGIVESTGEGVTSVKPGDKVILLCVPQCGKCIFCLNPESNFCLKAHLYESQCVLPDKTTRFTCKGKQIHHFLWVSTFAEYTVVPEYAVAKIDAAAPLDKVCLLACGFPTGYGAAINSAKVKPGSTCAVFGLGAVGLSVVMGCKAAGASRIIAIDINKDKFAKAKELGATDCINPQDFQKPIHEVLIGMTGYGADYTFEAVGKQDTLAAAMTSCKVSTGTCIMVGVQKAGSMLAIDPMLLLSGRAWKGTMLGGWKMRDSVPRLVSSYLEKKFNLDVLITHTLPFTKVNEGLELLRAGKSVRTVLLF